A stretch of DNA from Thermococcus sp. Bubb.Bath:
CTTCTCACTCCTCTACCTCAAAGGTGTTGAGGTGCTCTCCCATGATCCCTTCAAGAAGAAAGCGAAGGTCGTCAGGATTGAGAGAATAAGAAAGACCACTGAGAAGGCTGAGTAGGGCTTTTAAACTTCCCTGCGATTATGGGAACATGATAACCGAAGTCCTCCTCGCGGTGATTCTGCTGTGGGACGGCTACTTCTTCCTCCGATACCTGCTGAGTCTTGGGGGGAGGTGTCCCACCTCGTCATGGGCCCCAAAGGTTAGCATTCTAATACCGGCTTATAACGAGGAGAAAAACATAAAGCGCGCAATAGACGCGGCCCTATCTCAGGACTATCCCAGTTTAGAGGTCATAGTTGTAGATGATGGCTCAACGGACGATACTTACAATGCTGCTTCCTCGATAAAAGACCCTCACCTGAAGGTTCTCCGGATCCCTCACTCCGGGAAGGCGAGGGCATTAAACGCGGGTCTTGAAGTTGCCTCTGGAGAAGTTATCATCACTACTGACGCCGATGGGTGGCTGGAGAGGAACGCCGTCGGAAGGCTCGTCGAGAGGTTTTATAGGGGGGATGTAGTCGCCGTCGGCGGGCAGGTCAGGGTCTTTCCAGGGGGTTTTCTGGAGCTGGTGCAGGACATAGAGCACATCAGGATAGCGACCTTCCGAAGAGCCTACGAGCTGGAAAACCTAAGTCTCGCTCCCGGCCCGGTTTCAGCCTTCAGGGGGGATGCCCTTGAGAAAATCGGGGGCTTTGCCAATGACCTCGTTGAGGACTACGCGACCACTATCGCAGTTAAAAAGCTGGGAAAGGTGGTTTACGCACCGAAGGCGAGGGCCTGGGTCAGGATGCCGACTTTCCTCGGAAGACTCTGGAGACAGAGGAA
This window harbors:
- a CDS encoding glycosyltransferase family 2 protein, with the translated sequence MITEVLLAVILLWDGYFFLRYLLSLGGRCPTSSWAPKVSILIPAYNEEKNIKRAIDAALSQDYPSLEVIVVDDGSTDDTYNAASSIKDPHLKVLRIPHSGKARALNAGLEVASGEVIITTDADGWLERNAVGRLVERFYRGDVVAVGGQVRVFPGGFLELVQDIEHIRIATFRRAYELENLSLAPGPVSAFRGDALEKIGGFANDLVEDYATTIAVKKLGKVVYAPKARAWVRMPTFLGRLWRQRKRWFLGDLPKLGGGPLKEKAFLVVSDVVAFADVVFPILAIAFGKWVLLLVFLAFEFITMAAAVWREGGLVREVLLFPIVLWFWAAFYLSLHAYGYLRFALSKGEPAEWK